A single window of Flavobacterium aestivum DNA harbors:
- a CDS encoding SRPBCC family protein, translating to MKVIKKILFGLLGIIAFLLLLGLFLPKKYTVEREIIIDSPKDSVFSYVKYLKNQDDFSVWAKMDPEMKKKFTGTDGTVGAISAWDSKDKNVGIGEQEITKIKEGERIDFELRFKVPFESTDNAFMITKGISSSQTKVIWGFCGNMPYPMNLMLPIMNMEEMLGKDLENGLKNLKFNLEEK from the coding sequence ATGAAAGTCATCAAAAAAATTCTGTTTGGTTTGTTAGGAATCATTGCTTTTTTATTGTTGCTTGGACTATTTCTTCCTAAAAAATATACTGTAGAAAGAGAAATAATAATAGACTCACCAAAAGACAGTGTATTTAGCTATGTCAAATATTTAAAAAATCAAGATGATTTTAGTGTTTGGGCAAAAATGGATCCTGAAATGAAAAAAAAATTTACTGGAACCGATGGAACTGTTGGGGCAATTTCAGCTTGGGACAGTAAGGATAAAAATGTTGGAATTGGCGAACAAGAGATTACAAAAATAAAAGAAGGTGAACGAATTGATTTTGAGCTCCGCTTTAAAGTTCCATTTGAGTCTACAGACAATGCCTTTATGATAACTAAAGGTATTTCATCAAGCCAAACTAAAGTAATATGGGGATTTTGTGGCAATATGCCCTACCCTATGAATTTGATGTTACCTATTATGAATATGGAAGAAATGCTGGGCAAAGATTTAGAAAACGGGCTTAAAAACCTAAAATTTAACTTAGAGGAAAAATAA
- a CDS encoding ankyrin repeat domain-containing protein, which yields MKKSIIYLGVALIAFANVSFASNSESLSNNKSIVKLYTGLTPLGIAISKGDIEVVKKFIEYGADVNEKSNGMSPLMIAARYNKVDIIRILISKGANVNDKDENGFTALKYAELSNAREAAQILRES from the coding sequence ATGAAAAAATCAATCATTTATTTAGGTGTAGCTTTAATAGCTTTTGCAAATGTTTCATTTGCATCAAATTCAGAGTCATTGTCTAATAACAAAAGCATAGTTAAACTTTATACTGGTTTAACTCCGCTTGGTATTGCTATAAGCAAAGGAGATATTGAGGTAGTCAAAAAATTTATTGAATATGGTGCTGATGTAAATGAAAAATCAAACGGGATGAGTCCGTTAATGATAGCAGCTCGTTATAATAAAGTAGATATAATTAGAATTCTAATTTCAAAAGGAGCAAATGTTAATGATAAAGATGAAAATGGATTTACAGCATTAAAATATGCCGAATTATCCAACGCAAGAGAGGCAGCTCAAATTCTGAGAGAATCATAA